A single window of Malus sylvestris chromosome 5, drMalSylv7.2, whole genome shotgun sequence DNA harbors:
- the LOC126622842 gene encoding uncharacterized protein LOC126622842 produces MENAPGNLKLLAPSIKKEIVNSCALETLDAIMDGLKDRFFSILVDEARDVSMKEQMAMVLRYVDDNGHVIERFVGIQHVTDTTSSSLKDAIDTLFSRNDLSISKLRGQGYDGASNMRGELNGLKTKILREQPCAYYVHCFAHQLQLALVAVAKKNIDIASFFATANSVVNHVGASCKRRDSLRGQLQEELVIAFENDCLITGRGLNQETSLKRAGDTRWNSHYGTLISIISMFSSMVHVLQMVIDDNPNESAGEANKLMRVILTFEFVFHLFLMKVILGLTNDLSQALQRKDQEIVNAMALVKSCKEKLYWMRNNGFDALVDEVSSFCEKHHIDVPNMEEAFILPGRSRRYAPIKTNRHHYRVELFIYVIYEQITELDDRFNECEFYFYEEISNNAVET; encoded by the exons ATGGAAAATGCTCCGGGGAATCTCAAATTACTAGCTCCTtccattaaaaaagaaattgtgaattcatGTGCCCTTGAAACACTTGATGCTATCATGGATGGTCTAAAAGATAGATTCTTTTCAATATTGGTGGATGAAGCACGTGATGTGTCTATGAAAGAGCAAATGGCTATGGTGTTGCGTTATGTGGATGACAACGGGCATGTAATTGAAAGATTTGTGGGTATCCAACATGTTACCGACACTACTTCAAGTTCACTAAAGGATGCTATTGACACATTGTTTTCTCGCAACGATTTGAGCATTTCCAAGTTACGAGGACAAGGTTATGATGGTGCTAGCAATATGAGAGGTGAGTTGAAtggccttaaaacaaagatattgaGAGAACAACCTTGTGCATATTATGTTCATTGCTTTGCTCATCAACTTCAACTAGCTCTTGTTGCCGTAGCAAAGAAGAATATAGACATTGCCTCTTTTTTTGCAACGGCTAATAGTGTGGTTAATCATGTTGGAGCATCTTGTAAGCGGCGTGATTCACTTAGAGGGCAACTTCAAGAAGAGCTTGTGATAGCTTTTGAAAATGATTGTCTTATAACGGGGCGAGgcttaaatcaagaaacaagtcTCAAACGTGCCGGTGACACACGATGGAACTCACACTATGGTACCTTGATTAGCATCATTTCTATGTTTTCATCCATGGTTCATGTGCTTCAAATGGTTATTGATGATAATCCCAATGAAAGTGCGGGTGAagcaaataagttaatgagagTGATACTtacttttgagtttgtgtttcaccttttcttgatgaaagTCATATTGGGACTTACAAATGATTtgtcacaagcattgcaaaggaaagatcaagaaattgtgaatgcaatggctTTAGTGAAATCATGCAAGGAAAAGCTATATTGGATGAGGAATAATGGGTTCGATGCATTGGTTGATGAAgtatcttctttttgtgaaaaacatcatATTGATGTTCCTAACATGGAAGAGGCATTTATACTTCCAGGGAGGTCAAGGCGTTATGCTCCAATAAAGACAAATCGTCATCATTATCGTGTGGAGCTCTTTATTTATGTCATTTATGAGCAAATTACGGAGTTAGATGATCGCTTTAATGAG TGTGAATTCTACTTTTACGAGGAGATTTCGAATAATGCTGTCGAGACTTAA
- the LOC126624601 gene encoding ALA-interacting subunit 3-like, whose product MSSNTAPSSSGGAGSADATSTRRHSKRPKYSRFTQQELPACKPILTPRWVISAFMLVSIVFIPIGVASLFASRDVVEIVDRYETDCIPAPARTDKVRFIQSPGPKKCNRTLKVSKRMKQPIYVYYQLDNFYQNHRRYVKSRSDQQLKDPKSENEIDACKPEDKANGLPIVPCGLIAWSLFNDTYDFSRNGQQLIVNKKDISWKSDREHKFGKKVFPKNFQNGTLKGGASLDASKPLSEQEDLIVWMRTAALPTFRKLYGKIEVDLEENDTIEVILDNNYNTYSFSGKKKLVLSTTSWIGGRNDFLGIAYLTVGGLCFFLAMAFTVVYLVKPRQLGDPSYLSWNRNPGGH is encoded by the exons ATGAGTTCCAATACGGCGCCGTCAAGCTCAGGAGGCGCCGGATCTGCGGATGCAACGTCTACCAGGAGGCATTCCAAGCGACCCAAGT ATTCAAGATTTACTCAGCAGGAACTTCCAGCGTGTAAGCCAATTCTCACGCCACGATGG GTGATCTCAGCATTCATGCTCGTAAGCATTGTATTCATTCCCATCGGAGTTGCTTCCCTTTTTGCTTCTCGAGAT gttgttgaaattgttgatCGGTATGAAACTGATTGCATACCAGCACCTGCTAGAACCGATAAGGTCAGGTTCATCCAAAGCCCTGGACCTAAAAAATGCAACAGAACTCTGAAG GTATCAAAGCGTATGAAGCAgcctatatatgtatattatcagCTTGACAATTTCTACCAGAATCATCGCAG ATATGTAAAGAGTCGAAGTGATCAACAGTTGAAAGATCCAAAGTCTGAGAATGAAATAGATGCTTGTAAGCCTGAAGATAAGGCAAATGGTCTACCTATTGTACCTTGTGGTCTTATTGCTTGGAGTTTGTTCAACGACACATATGATTTCTCGCGCAATGGACAGCAGTTGATTGTAAACAAGAAGGATATCTCTTGGAAGAGTGATAGGGAGCACAAATTTGGCAAAAAGGTCTTCCCAAAGAACTTTCAGAATGGAACTCTTAAAGGTGGCGCGTCTCTCGATGCCTCCAAACCA TTAAGTGAGCAAGAGGACCTTATTGTTTGGATGAGAACTGCTGCACTACCAACATTTAGAAAGCTGTACGGGAAGATAGAGGTGGATCTGGAAGAAAATGATACGATAGAAGTGATACTGGATAACAATTACAACACATACAGTTTTAGTGGAAAAAAGAAGCTCGTGCTCTCGACCACCAGTTGGATTGGTGGCAGGAATGACTTCCTTGGCATTGCTTATCTCACTGTTGGAGGGTTGTGCTTCTTTCTGGCCATGGCTTTCACAGTTGTGTACCTCGTTAAGCCAAG GCAACTTGGAGACCCATCGTATTTGTCTTGGAACAGAAATCCGGGAGGTCACTAA